A stretch of the Rhodothermales bacterium genome encodes the following:
- a CDS encoding dehydrogenase E1 component subunit alpha/beta: MPARKPTASSASSDAASASAASAGTASSSAKSTAGDIAPDLDLDLPALYRAMMTPRLIEEKMLRLIRQGRLSKWFSGYGQEAIAVGTAFALAPEDTILPMHRNLGVWTTRGVPLRPLFCQLMGKEGGFTKGRDRTFHFGIPEYGIVGMISHLAAMLPVADGLALGAKLDGADRVAVAFTGEGATREGDFHEALSLASVWKLPAIFIVENNGYGLSTPTSQALPESDLSKVGAGYGMVAETHDGNDVFAVIRAVRAARRRAVNGEGPTLLNLVTFRMRGHEEASGTKYVPQALMDEWATKDPVQRLERAMARTLPDSERARVRKELTAEIDAIAEWALEQPEVTSTAAAERGDVYAPARPDERTSGTRAGSGASGGDGAAVSREMRFIDAVSDGLRTALREDVRTVLMGQDIAEYGGVFKVSAGFLEEFGPDRIRNTPIIENGAVGAAMGLALAGWKSILEIQYFDFISCGFNQIVNNLATTHYRWGAPVNVTLRAPIGGGIGAGPFHSQSMEAWFCHTPGLKVVFPSDPADAKGLLLSAIDDPNPVLFLEHKALYRSLKGEVPEHAYRTPIGKARCVREGTRATVVTWGASVHWAVQLAEAHDLDVEILDLRTLIPWDRDAVVASVRKTHRLLVVHEAPRTGGFGGEVVAEMMEATFEHLDAPPVRIGGEDMPIPFSKSLEETIYSGKSRLPAAMRDLLAY, translated from the coding sequence TCCGACGCTGCCTCTGCCTCTGCCGCTTCAGCCGGCACTGCTTCGTCTTCGGCCAAGTCCACGGCGGGCGACATTGCCCCTGATCTGGATCTGGATCTGCCGGCGTTGTACCGGGCCATGATGACGCCCCGCCTGATCGAGGAAAAGATGCTCCGACTCATCCGTCAGGGCCGTCTGTCAAAGTGGTTCAGCGGATATGGTCAGGAGGCCATCGCCGTCGGAACGGCGTTTGCCCTGGCCCCGGAGGACACCATTCTGCCCATGCACCGGAACCTGGGTGTCTGGACCACGCGTGGCGTACCCCTCCGACCGTTGTTCTGTCAGCTCATGGGCAAGGAGGGGGGCTTCACCAAAGGGCGTGACCGGACATTCCACTTCGGGATACCCGAATACGGCATTGTAGGCATGATTTCCCACCTTGCGGCCATGCTGCCGGTAGCCGACGGTTTGGCGCTGGGCGCCAAACTGGATGGCGCGGATCGGGTTGCGGTCGCTTTCACGGGCGAAGGCGCGACGCGGGAAGGGGATTTCCACGAGGCATTGAGCCTGGCGTCGGTCTGGAAGTTGCCCGCCATATTCATCGTGGAGAACAATGGATACGGCCTGAGCACGCCCACGTCCCAGGCCCTGCCGGAATCGGACTTGTCCAAAGTCGGGGCCGGGTACGGAATGGTTGCCGAAACCCATGACGGAAACGACGTGTTCGCCGTCATCCGTGCCGTCCGTGCTGCGCGGAGACGTGCCGTAAACGGGGAAGGTCCCACGCTGCTCAACCTGGTGACGTTCCGGATGCGGGGACATGAGGAGGCATCGGGTACGAAATACGTACCCCAGGCACTCATGGATGAGTGGGCCACGAAGGACCCGGTGCAGCGCCTTGAACGCGCCATGGCCCGGACCCTGCCGGACTCCGAGCGTGCCCGCGTACGGAAGGAACTGACGGCGGAAATCGACGCCATCGCGGAATGGGCGCTGGAGCAGCCCGAAGTGACCAGCACGGCCGCCGCGGAGCGCGGGGACGTATACGCACCCGCCAGGCCCGACGAGCGGACGTCCGGAACGCGTGCCGGATCGGGTGCGTCGGGAGGCGACGGGGCCGCTGTATCCCGGGAAATGCGGTTCATCGATGCCGTGTCGGACGGGCTCAGGACGGCGCTCAGGGAGGATGTCCGAACCGTGCTCATGGGTCAGGACATAGCCGAATACGGCGGCGTATTCAAAGTGTCTGCGGGTTTCCTGGAGGAGTTCGGACCGGATCGCATCCGGAATACCCCGATCATCGAGAACGGCGCGGTCGGGGCCGCGATGGGCCTGGCGTTGGCGGGGTGGAAGTCCATCCTGGAAATCCAGTACTTCGATTTCATTTCCTGCGGATTCAACCAGATCGTGAACAACCTGGCGACGACGCATTATCGATGGGGGGCTCCGGTCAACGTGACGCTCCGCGCTCCCATCGGTGGGGGAATCGGTGCCGGTCCTTTCCACAGCCAGTCCATGGAGGCCTGGTTCTGTCATACGCCCGGGCTGAAGGTCGTTTTCCCGTCCGATCCGGCCGATGCCAAGGGTCTGTTGCTTTCTGCGATTGATGACCCCAACCCGGTCCTGTTCCTGGAGCACAAGGCGTTGTATCGCTCGCTCAAAGGTGAGGTCCCGGAGCATGCCTACCGGACGCCCATCGGAAAAGCACGCTGTGTCCGGGAAGGGACACGCGCCACGGTGGTGACGTGGGGAGCGTCCGTCCATTGGGCGGTGCAACTCGCCGAAGCCCATGATCTGGATGTGGAGATCCTGGATCTCCGGACCCTCATTCCATGGGATCGTGACGCCGTCGTGGCGTCGGTCCGGAAGACGCACAGGCTGCTGGTCGTCCATGAGGCTCCCCGGACCGGTGGATTCGGTGGAGAGGTCGTCGCGGAAATGATGGAAGCCACGTTCGAGCACCTGGATGCTCCACCGGTGCGGATTGGCGGCGAGGATATGCCCATTCCGTTCTCGAAATCGCTCGAAGAAACCATCTATTCCGGAAAGTCCCGTCTTCCTGCCGCCATGCGGGACCTGCTGGCCTACTGA
- a CDS encoding alkyl hydroperoxide reductase, which yields MKKALITFAFALSILVGCGGGTPPGVTSHVEGTLRVRGDVETTGDYRDFILTVVNQRDGDVDTLATAITDSLGAFSMTVRAPEAGIYPLIVERAGQQLALEELVVVEGDSVSISGTFPLGNRRLIIRSPENAAWAAYRNTRGQHNQQMNALVQGGAYTANQLRQLMEQSSTILWSVADTYPGTMGAKTARAESVIMLEGWNDSLVVARYTDVPLDAPILVDMVRAARRSVARVAGQDSAVAVIRSYVARMDDGERQAALRSELVIALADSGQTDLAVQEAAELRRLHPDSQWAEWASRASYDLENLQPGMPAPAFNLVSRTSEPVRLDDLVGTFVILEFYDPMDDGFRRNLAARNALFDALPDELFSKVSVSVEPDSVLNDGMFDEGDHPGVFIYAPEGLASDVAVAYNVNVVPTRFLIDPDGNIMAKYVGAALSGLEQDLVSVINGLNELARRNQGQ from the coding sequence ATGAAGAAGGCTTTGATTACATTCGCTTTCGCCCTCTCGATCCTGGTCGGATGCGGCGGTGGGACACCGCCTGGTGTGACCAGTCACGTGGAAGGCACCCTCCGGGTCCGCGGAGACGTGGAGACGACCGGTGACTATCGGGATTTCATCCTCACGGTGGTCAACCAGCGGGACGGGGATGTGGACACGCTGGCTACGGCCATAACCGACAGCCTGGGTGCGTTCTCCATGACCGTGCGTGCTCCCGAGGCCGGCATCTATCCCCTCATTGTGGAACGGGCCGGACAGCAGCTCGCCCTGGAGGAATTGGTGGTCGTGGAAGGGGATTCCGTGAGCATAAGCGGCACGTTTCCGCTCGGCAACCGGAGGCTCATCATCCGTTCACCCGAGAACGCGGCGTGGGCAGCCTATCGCAATACGCGCGGTCAGCACAACCAACAAATGAATGCCCTGGTGCAAGGGGGGGCCTATACGGCCAACCAGCTTCGCCAGCTCATGGAACAGTCATCGACCATCCTGTGGAGTGTCGCGGACACCTATCCGGGAACCATGGGCGCCAAGACAGCCCGCGCCGAAAGCGTGATCATGCTCGAGGGATGGAACGATTCGCTGGTTGTGGCCCGGTACACGGACGTGCCGCTGGACGCACCCATCCTGGTGGACATGGTCCGAGCCGCGCGTCGTTCGGTTGCCCGGGTTGCGGGGCAGGATTCCGCTGTTGCGGTCATCCGTTCCTATGTGGCCAGGATGGACGACGGGGAGCGTCAGGCCGCGCTGCGCTCCGAGTTGGTGATTGCGCTCGCTGACAGCGGCCAGACGGACCTCGCCGTGCAGGAGGCAGCCGAGTTGCGGCGGTTGCATCCGGATTCCCAGTGGGCGGAATGGGCCAGCCGCGCATCCTACGATCTGGAAAATCTGCAGCCGGGCATGCCGGCGCCGGCATTCAATCTGGTGTCCCGGACATCGGAACCCGTTCGGCTGGATGACCTCGTCGGCACGTTTGTCATCCTCGAATTCTACGATCCGATGGACGACGGCTTCCGTCGCAACCTCGCCGCACGCAATGCGCTGTTCGATGCCCTTCCGGATGAGCTGTTCTCGAAGGTATCGGTCTCTGTTGAGCCGGATTCGGTACTGAATGACGGCATGTTCGATGAAGGCGATCATCCGGGCGTCTTCATCTACGCTCCCGAAGGCCTGGCCTCCGACGTTGCGGTGGCCTATAACGTGAATGTCGTGCCGACGCGGTTCCTGATTGATCCGGACGGAAACATCATGGCCAAATATGTCGGAGCAGCCTTGTCTGGATTGGAACAGGATCTGGTCTCGGTCATCAACGGGCTCAACGAACTGGCCCGCCGGAATCAGGGGCAATAG
- the tpiA gene encoding triose-phosphate isomerase, whose product MLIAGNWKMNMDLIAARQLAGALRNSVEASEGVQVAICPPFVALDAAYGILHGSAIQLGAQNMHAADSGAFTGEVSAGMLRSVGCRYVILGHSERRTIFGETDADVKAKVAQALAHRLVPIVCVGEQLEDRDAGREEAVVADQLRGALTDVRLTVPSDIVIAYEPVWAIGTGRTASPEQAQTMHAFIRKELTNLFGADTAAAIDILYGGSMKPDNADELLSQPDVNGGLIGGASLVAESFVALVQAAVRCQ is encoded by the coding sequence ATGTTGATCGCTGGAAACTGGAAAATGAACATGGATCTCATTGCGGCCCGCCAATTGGCCGGTGCGTTGAGAAACAGTGTGGAAGCGTCGGAAGGCGTACAGGTGGCGATTTGTCCACCCTTCGTGGCGCTCGATGCCGCGTACGGAATCCTACACGGATCGGCCATCCAACTCGGCGCCCAGAACATGCATGCGGCCGATTCGGGAGCGTTTACGGGAGAAGTCTCTGCCGGCATGCTCCGATCCGTCGGCTGCCGATATGTCATCCTGGGGCACTCGGAACGGCGGACGATCTTCGGTGAAACGGACGCCGATGTGAAGGCAAAAGTGGCACAGGCCCTGGCACACCGTCTCGTTCCCATTGTCTGCGTAGGGGAACAACTCGAGGACCGGGATGCCGGTCGGGAAGAGGCGGTGGTGGCGGACCAACTTCGCGGCGCCTTGACGGACGTGCGTCTTACGGTGCCGTCTGATATCGTCATTGCCTATGAACCCGTATGGGCCATTGGAACCGGCCGTACGGCAAGTCCCGAGCAGGCTCAAACCATGCATGCCTTCATTCGGAAGGAACTGACCAACCTGTTCGGGGCTGACACGGCCGCTGCTATCGACATCCTGTACGGCGGCAGCATGAAACCGGACAACGCCGACGAACTGCTGTCGCAACCGGATGTGAACGGGGGGCTCATAGGTGGGGCCAGTCTGGTCGCCGAATCGTTTGTTGCCCTGGTCCAGGCCGCCGTGCGCTGTCAATAG
- a CDS encoding SDR family oxidoreductase — protein sequence MHQEKIIWIVGATGGIGRELTRRLASGGHRLVLSARSEAALLELAAEFQATAVPFDATDFDATVEAARKASAEGLHAVVHLPGSILLRPEHLTSENDFDEVISQNLKSAFSVVRAATKIMYKDGGRIVLVSTAAATTGMKNHGAIAAAKAGVEGLVRSAAASYAARGICVNAVAPGMVETPLSESILSNAQSRAVSEALHPLGRIGQPSDVAAAIEWLAVGHADWVTGAVIPVDGGLANVRSVNPTS from the coding sequence ATGCACCAAGAAAAAATCATCTGGATTGTGGGAGCCACGGGTGGCATTGGCCGTGAGTTGACCCGTAGACTCGCTTCAGGCGGTCATCGTCTGGTCCTGTCCGCCCGGTCGGAGGCCGCGCTCCTGGAATTGGCTGCCGAATTCCAGGCGACCGCCGTTCCGTTCGACGCCACGGATTTCGACGCGACCGTGGAGGCTGCCCGGAAGGCCTCTGCGGAGGGTCTTCATGCCGTGGTCCACCTTCCCGGGTCCATTCTTCTTCGTCCCGAACACCTGACATCCGAGAACGACTTCGACGAGGTGATTTCGCAGAATCTGAAGAGTGCATTTTCCGTGGTTCGAGCGGCCACGAAGATCATGTACAAGGATGGGGGACGCATTGTGCTGGTCAGTACGGCGGCCGCGACGACCGGCATGAAGAACCATGGGGCCATTGCCGCGGCGAAGGCCGGGGTGGAGGGACTGGTCCGATCGGCTGCCGCGAGTTATGCGGCGCGGGGGATATGCGTGAATGCCGTGGCGCCAGGCATGGTGGAGACACCGCTCTCCGAATCCATCCTGTCCAACGCGCAAAGCCGGGCCGTTTCCGAGGCACTGCATCCCCTGGGCCGGATCGGACAGCCGTCGGATGTGGCTGCTGCCATCGAGTGGCTGGCGGTCGGCCATGCCGACTGGGTGACCGGTGCGGTCATACCCGTGGACGGCGGACTCGCGAATGTACGGTCCGTCAATCCGACTTCGTAG
- a CDS encoding zinc ribbon domain-containing protein translates to MPTYVYRRQDGTTFEIEQRMSEPRLTECPTTGQPVERLISGGTGLVFKGSGFYLTDYARKSGSPAAPSSDSTKESTKESTPAPKTADTTKSD, encoded by the coding sequence ATGCCCACCTATGTTTATCGTCGCCAGGACGGCACGACGTTCGAAATTGAACAACGGATGTCCGAACCGCGCCTCACGGAATGCCCTACGACGGGCCAGCCCGTGGAGCGGCTCATAAGTGGTGGAACCGGCCTGGTTTTCAAGGGATCGGGGTTTTACCTCACGGACTATGCCCGCAAGAGCGGATCGCCCGCTGCACCCTCATCGGATTCCACAAAGGAATCCACGAAGGAGTCCACTCCCGCACCCAAGACCGCCGACACTACGAAGTCGGATTGA
- a CDS encoding serine hydrolase: MDTRTLTIVLVLLLASSTGCRKGPVTGPASRTMPPESEVASLSLTEKVSMLFMVSVPDGLDPRMAADRERLEREITHFGAGGVVFLGGDPLQHAAIAAWLDSQTDLPVMKALDAEWGTGMRHDNMPVYARAMGLAATRDVSLTRDVGFRTGLAARATGISMVFAPVADVNTEGMNPVIGTRAFSDHPDTVKVHAAAFAAGLRSAGVAAVAKHFPGHGSTVLDSHVALPRSGHDADLLSAVDLVPFRTLVADSVAGLMTAHVLYSESDRTPATLDSTLLTVLLRDSLAYGGLVVTDALNMAGVTSTGTAEDVAIRAILAGADILLMSPDAFAARAAVVRAVREGLIPESRIDASVRRILDARRAWQSPPDLVALMGMAERERLMSVHVATQALTLLKRADDVLPGDRGSGRVVVLETDFRIHAPDAGPGPVLGRHLAPLMPDAVDVVRISPRTWRRDLDRAASTIRNAHTVIWLEATGVTPVAGWDMAGFGERLDALHDRVVGMSVGSPWAVPSMAPSTDALLVAYDALGSTLTALARAFVGRAGVTGRLPVHVSDRFPRGSGFDMLPVAPSTGPPHTAGMDADRLQAIDRVIHTAIADSAFPAATAAVGRGGTLTTLGAWGHPDWESTARVDTRAIFDLASLTKVIATTTMVMLMVEDGTLDLDRPVAEYLPEFGQNGKEMVTVRDLLTHTGGLIPFRAFHADGVRTAREVRRRILADSLVYQPGQNMRYSDFGPITLAWVMETISGRPFEELVQERIFRPLRMYDTGFRPARRQQDPRTIPTEVDTYFRYRTLNGEVHDENAWLLGGTAGHAGLFSTVEDLATFAMMYVNDGRVGTRQFLKPETIRLFTTPVDPEGSHTRALGWDTRSRIGYSSAGAHFGPHSFGHTGFTGTSFWIDPDQDLYVILLTNRVHPTRNNSGHVPVRPAVANRAFQALE; the protein is encoded by the coding sequence GAGTCAGAGGTTGCCTCGCTCTCCCTTACTGAAAAGGTGTCCATGCTTTTCATGGTGTCCGTACCGGATGGCCTGGATCCACGGATGGCGGCCGATCGCGAGCGACTTGAACGGGAGATTACCCATTTCGGCGCCGGTGGCGTGGTGTTCCTCGGGGGCGATCCACTCCAACATGCGGCTATCGCAGCCTGGCTGGACAGCCAGACCGACCTCCCTGTCATGAAAGCGCTCGATGCCGAATGGGGTACCGGCATGCGGCACGACAACATGCCCGTGTATGCCCGGGCCATGGGGCTGGCGGCTACTCGCGATGTCAGCCTGACCCGCGACGTCGGATTTCGGACGGGGCTCGCGGCACGGGCCACCGGAATATCCATGGTCTTCGCACCCGTTGCTGACGTGAATACCGAGGGCATGAATCCGGTCATAGGAACCCGCGCATTCTCCGACCACCCGGACACCGTGAAGGTACACGCGGCGGCCTTCGCTGCAGGCTTGCGCTCGGCCGGCGTCGCGGCGGTCGCAAAACACTTCCCGGGACATGGCTCGACGGTCCTGGATTCGCACGTCGCACTGCCGCGTTCCGGGCACGACGCCGACCTGCTGTCTGCCGTGGACCTCGTACCCTTCCGTACATTGGTGGCCGATTCCGTAGCCGGTTTGATGACGGCGCACGTGCTGTATTCCGAATCGGACCGGACCCCGGCCACGCTGGATTCCACGTTGTTGACGGTTCTGCTCAGGGACAGCCTGGCCTATGGCGGTCTGGTCGTGACAGATGCATTGAACATGGCCGGCGTCACATCCACGGGCACGGCCGAGGACGTTGCCATACGGGCCATCCTTGCCGGTGCGGACATCCTCCTCATGTCCCCCGATGCGTTCGCGGCCCGCGCGGCCGTAGTGCGTGCGGTGCGCGAGGGTCTGATTCCGGAGTCCAGGATAGACGCGTCCGTTCGCCGGATCCTGGACGCCCGTCGTGCCTGGCAATCCCCTCCCGATCTGGTGGCCTTGATGGGCATGGCCGAACGGGAGCGTCTCATGTCGGTCCATGTGGCCACACAAGCCTTGACCCTGCTCAAACGGGCCGACGACGTGTTGCCGGGTGACCGCGGTTCCGGACGGGTCGTCGTACTCGAAACGGACTTCAGGATACACGCGCCGGATGCCGGACCCGGGCCGGTCCTTGGGCGGCATCTGGCCCCGCTCATGCCGGATGCCGTCGATGTCGTCCGGATCTCACCCCGGACATGGCGGCGGGATCTGGACCGGGCGGCAAGCACCATCCGCAATGCTCATACGGTCATCTGGCTCGAGGCAACGGGTGTGACGCCGGTAGCGGGCTGGGACATGGCCGGTTTTGGTGAGCGTCTGGATGCGTTGCACGACCGCGTGGTCGGCATGTCGGTCGGCTCTCCTTGGGCCGTTCCCTCCATGGCGCCATCCACCGATGCCCTCCTGGTGGCCTATGACGCCCTCGGGTCGACGCTCACCGCGCTCGCGAGAGCGTTCGTGGGGCGGGCCGGTGTGACGGGTCGGTTGCCCGTCCACGTGTCGGACCGGTTCCCCCGCGGCTCAGGCTTCGATATGCTGCCGGTGGCCCCGTCCACCGGCCCGCCCCACACCGCCGGAATGGACGCTGACCGGCTGCAGGCCATCGACCGGGTCATCCATACCGCCATCGCGGACAGCGCCTTTCCGGCGGCCACCGCGGCCGTGGGCCGCGGTGGAACGCTCACCACGCTCGGTGCCTGGGGGCATCCGGACTGGGAAAGCACGGCGCGCGTGGACACCCGCGCCATTTTCGATCTGGCATCGCTCACGAAAGTGATTGCCACCACGACCATGGTCATGCTCATGGTCGAGGACGGCACGCTCGATCTTGATCGGCCCGTAGCGGAATATCTGCCCGAATTCGGCCAGAATGGCAAGGAAATGGTCACCGTACGCGATCTCCTGACGCATACGGGCGGACTCATCCCCTTCCGGGCATTCCATGCGGACGGCGTGCGAACGGCCCGGGAAGTGCGACGACGGATCCTGGCGGATTCACTGGTTTATCAACCCGGCCAGAACATGCGCTATTCCGACTTCGGGCCCATCACGCTGGCCTGGGTGATGGAGACCATATCCGGACGGCCGTTCGAGGAGCTCGTGCAGGAGCGCATCTTCCGGCCGCTCCGCATGTACGACACGGGATTCCGCCCGGCCCGGCGCCAACAGGACCCACGCACCATCCCGACCGAAGTGGACACCTACTTCCGGTACAGGACGTTGAATGGCGAAGTCCACGACGAAAACGCATGGTTGCTCGGCGGGACGGCCGGACACGCCGGACTGTTCTCCACCGTCGAGGATTTGGCCACATTTGCCATGATGTATGTGAATGACGGCCGTGTCGGCACACGTCAATTCCTCAAGCCGGAGACCATCCGGCTGTTCACGACACCAGTCGACCCTGAAGGCAGCCACACCCGTGCACTGGGATGGGATACGCGAAGCCGGATCGGCTATTCGTCGGCCGGAGCCCATTTCGGCCCCCACTCGTTCGGACACACCGGGTTTACCGGTACGTCGTTCTGGATTGACCCGGATCAGGACCTGTACGTCATCCTGCTCACCAATCGCGTGCACCCCACGCGCAACAATTCCGGGCACGTACCCGTCCGACCTGCCGTAGCAAACCGTGCATTCCAGGCGCTGGAGTAA